Within Microbacterium proteolyticum, the genomic segment TGGGATTCTTCGAGGTAAGGAGGTCCGCATGTCTCGCCACCACATCGCGACCCACGCCTACGATTTCCGCCGAGGTTGGGTGCGCATCCCCCCGACCTCGCTGACCGCGGAGCACGCGGTGTCGTTGCGGGATCAGGGGTTCACCATCGTCCGCTCGCGTCGGGGCTGGTTCAGCTCGCGCGAGCTTCCCCTCAGCTGGTACCTGCGGCGCGTGGACGGCGGTGTGTCCGACCTGACCCGCATCCCCGTGTCGCCCGCCGAGCAGGCGGCCGCGCTGTGCGAACGTCTCGACGACACCCCGGATGCCGAACCGGCAGCCGACGAGGCTGATCCGGTGCGCCCGTCGACACGCCGCGTGCGGCAGCGCGCGGGCGATGAGGAGCAGTAGCGGGGCGTCCGGGTCGCCGGCGGGTGGCAGTCGCGCCTCTGCTCATCGGCGGCGCCTCGACCGGCCGGTGCGCGGGCGGAAAAGCGAAAACCCCCGGCGAGCCGGGGGTTTCAGGTGGTGCGCGATACTGGGATCGAACCAGTGACCTCTTCCGTGTCAGGGAAGCGCGCTACCGCTGCGCCAATCGCGCCTGTGAAGGCTGTTCAGTTGTAGGCGAGGTGGCGACGGGATTCGAACCCGTGTAAACGGCTTTGCAGGCCGGTGCCTAGCCGCTCGGCCACGCCACCGTGTGTGGTTCGACCCACGTGTCGTGATCTCCCGTCGGAAACCTGACGGCGATCTTCACACTCGAGCGGATGACGAGACTCGAACTCGCGACCCCAACCTTGGCAAGGTTGTGCGCTACCAACTGCGCTACATCCGCATTTCGTTCCCGGGGCTTGCCCCGAGCACTCGTAAGACATTACCCGATTGCGAGGCGTGCGCAAAACCGGACGCGGCCCGCGCGTGTCCGCCGCCACGGTCGGGAGAGGCTCCTCGAATCGGGTAAGGTAGTCGAGTCCCGTTCGGGACATTGGGCGATTGGCGCAGTTGGTAGCGCGCTTCCTTCACACGGAAGAGGTCGTCGGTTCGAGTCCGGCATCGCCCACAGCACAGCCCCCGGTTCGCCGGGGGCTTCGTCGTTTCCCGGCGGCGCCTGGGCTGACGGCATCCCTTCCCCTAGGCTCTGCCCATGGAGCAGACCGCCACCCGTCCCCTGCCCGGCACTCGACTGCGCGGGTACTCCTCGGCGGTCGTCCTCGTCGTCGGCGTCCTCCTCGTGCCGATGGTGATCACCGTCGCCTCCAACAGCTGGACCCCGCCGGACGCACACGATTACGTGCGCATGGCGTTCGCGCAGGTGGCGGGAGCGGTGGTCGCCATGACGACCGCGGTGGGTCTCGTCATCCACCGGATCGCCCGTCGCAGTCCGCTCCGTGACACCGTCTGGTTCGGTGTGATCGCGGCGGTGATCGTCGCATGGCAGGTCTCGAACCTCTCATTCGCGGCGGACATGCTGCTCCAGCGACTAGTTCCCGCGGGCGTCTGACACAGCGACGGATCATCGAGACTGCATCTCGCTGACAACTCCGCTGCAGCGTGCAGTGGAGATGTCAGGCGGATGCATTCTCGCGAAATGCGCCCCGCGTCACGCGACCCGCACCACCCGTGAGCCCCAGGCTCAGCCCAGGCGCCACCCGTAGCGGCCTTGGAGAGCGGATGCCACGGCCTCGAAGCGGCGTCGGTCCAGGGCTGCGGCCTCCCGGCGCATGCCGGCGTCGTGCACGAGGTAGAGCTGCTCGATGTCGACCCACGAGGGGCGGCGCTGCGGGTCCCACTCCCCCGTGCCGAGCGCCAGGTAATCGGTGTCGCCCGCGTGCGGCTTGCTGGTGAGGCGCACGGCGTAGGAGCGGGTGGCATCCGCTCGCCCGATGACGAGCACCGGTCGGTCCTTGCCGCGTCCGTCGCGTTCCTCGTACGGCACCCAGGTCCACACGATCTCGCCGCCGTCGGGCGCGCCGTCGCGTTGCGGGGCGTAGGAGAGCGTCAGGCGTCGCGGAGGGGCGACCTCGACCGTCGCGGTCTCACCGGAGCCCTGACCGGGCCGTAGGGGCGCGGACGGGCTCGTCGCGGCAGCGCCGGACCCCTGCCCGGGCCGGAGCGTCGCGGAGGGCTGCGGCGACGTGGACGGCCGGAAGGCCCGCAGGAAGGCGGAGACGAGGCGTGCGGCGGTTCCCATATCCACACCCTAGACAGTGCCCCGCCGACTCCCCGACGCACGAAGAACGGGGCGTCACGGACGAATCCGTGACGCCCCGTTCCGGGGAGTGCGTATCAGCGGGCGTCGGTGAGGACGTAGCCCTCTTCGCCGTGCACGATGGTGTCGATGCCGGCGATCTCGTCCTCGTTCTTCACGCGGAAGCCGATCGTCTTCTCGATCGCGAAGCCGATGATGTAGGCGAGCACGAACGAGTAGATGAGGACCGCGAAGGCCGCGATGGCCTGCACGAGCAGCTGGTTGAAGGATCCGCTCTCGACGAGGCCCGTGCCCCGGGCGAAGATGCCCAGGTACAGGGTTCCGAGGAGACCACCGACGAGGTGCACGCCGACGACGTCGAGCGAGTCGTCGAAGCCGAGCTTGAACTTCAGCTCGATCGCGAGGGCGCAGATCGCACCGGCGAGCAGGCCCAGCAGGATCGCCCAGATCGGGTCGAGAGAGGCGCACGCGGGGGTGATGGCGACCAGACCCGCGACGGCGCCGGAGGCGGCACCGACGGAGGTGGGCTTGCCGTCCTTGATCTTCTCGACGAGCAGCCAGCTGAGCAGGGCCGCGGCCGGGGCGATGATCGTGTTGACGAAGGCGAGGGCGGCGGTGCCGTCCGCGGCGAGCTCCGAACCGGCGTTGAAGCCGAACCAGCCGAACCACAGCAGGCCGGCGCCGAGGAGCACGAAGGGCGGGTTGTGGGGAGCGTGAGCGCCCTTCTGGAAGCCGACGCGCTTGCCGAGGACGAGCGCGAGGGCGAGGGCCGCGGCACCGGCGTTGATGTGGACCGCGGTACCACCGGCGAAGTCGATCGCGCCGACACCGAAGACGTCCTGCATGCCCTTGGTGATCCAGCCGCCGTACGAGAACGAGCCGTCGTCGGCGAGGCCGAAGTTGAAGACCCAGCTGGCGACGGGGAAATAGACGATGGTCGACCACAGGAAGGCGAAGACCATCCACGAGCCGAACTTGGCGCGGTCGGCGATGGCGCCCGAGACGAGCGCGACGGTGATGATGGCGAACGTGGCCTGGAAGGCGACGAAGGCCAGGGGCGGGTAAGCCGCACCCTCGGGCGTCTCGAGGACACCGGTCAGGCCGAGCTCGTTGAAGTCGATCGCCCACGGGGCCTGGGTGACGCCCGCGTCAGTGGCGGGGAATGCGATCGCGTAGCCGTACAGCGCCCACAGGACTCCGATGAGTCCCATCGCGCCGAAGCTCATCATCATCATGCTGATGACGCTCTTGGCCTTCACGAGGCCGCCGTAGAAGAACGCCAGGCCGGGCGTCATGAGCAGCACGAGTGCCGCTGCTAGCAGGATGAATGCGGTGTTGCCTTGATCCATCTCGGAGGGAACCTCTCTGCAGGGACGCAGGTGTAGCGTCGGGTCCCCTCAGTGTTCACAGCCCCGGTTTCCATCGGCGTGGGAATCGTGTTTCTAACGCGTTACAGCCGCGGCGGTCGTGTAAACATCACGTTTCGCGGTGCCGCGAAGCGGCGATGAAACGGCCCGTCAGGAATGCGTCAAGGCCACGAGACGTGACACGGCGCGAAGGTACTTCTTGCGGTAGCCGCCCGCGAGCATCTCGTCGGCGAACACGGTGTTCAGGGGAACGCCGGTGGCGCGGATCGGGATCTGCGCGTCGTAGGCCCGGTCGACGAACGCGACCAGTCGCAGTGCCGCGGACTGATCGTGCAGCACCTTGACGTCGCGCAGCCCGATCGCGTCGATGCCGTCGATCAGGCGGATGAAGCGCGACGGGTGCACGCGGGCGAGGTGCGCGACGGCCGCCGTGAAGTCGTCGTCGGTCGCGACGCCGCGCGAGGCGGCATCCTGGATCGCGTCGGTGTAGTCGGCGTCCGTCAGCACGCGGGCCTCGCCGTCGATGGCGCGCTGACGGAAGTCGGTGCCGTCGATGCGGATCGTGCGGAAGCTGTCGGACATGGACTGGATCTCGCGCAGGAAGTCCTGCGCGGCGAAACGTCCTTCGCCCAGGGCGTTGGGGGGCGTGTTCGACGTGGCGGCGAGACGGGTTCCGGATGCCACGAGCTCGCCGAGCAGCCGAGTCATCACCATCGTGTCGCCCGGGTCGTCGAGTTCGAACTCGTCGATGCAGAGGAGGTCGGAGCCGCGGAAGAGCTCGACCGCCTTGGCGTAGCCGAGGACGCCGACCAGCGCGGTGTACTCGATGAACGAGCCGAAGTACTTCCGACGGGCGGGCATCGCGTGGTAGATCGACGCGAGCAGGTGGGTCTTGCCGACACCGAATCCGCCGTCCAGGTACACGCCGGGCTTCACCGGCGGGGTCTTCTCGGCGCGGCGGAAGAAGCCGGACTTCTTCGCCGGCGCGCCCTGGCCGGTCGCGAAGGTCTGCAGCAGCTCCTTCGCCTCCTGCTGCGAGGGATAGGCGGCATCCGCCCGATAGGACTCGAACGTCGCGCCGTCGAACTGCGGCGGCGGCACGAGCGCGCTCACCATCTCGGCGCCCGAGATGGCCGGCTCGCGATCGATGAGGTGCACGACACCGGTCGTCGCGGGCGTTGAGGTCATGGCCGTCCTGTGTCGCAGTCTTACGGGAGGGTGCCTGCTTCGACACGGCGGTCCTAGGGTCGAAGGTGCGGAGTCCACCCTACGCCGCCCGCTCCCCCACCCTGACAGAGGAGACATCGTGACCGTCGAGTTCGACACCACCTCCCCGAAGTTCGCCGCGTATGCCGAGCCCGGCCGTCTCGTGACCGGCGACTGGCTGCAGGAACGCCTGGGCCAGCCGGGCCTCGTCGTCGTCGAATCCGACGAGGACGTCCTGCTCTACGAGACGGGTCACATCCCCGGCGCGGTGAAGGTCGACTGGCACACCGAACTCAACGACCCCGTGGTCCGCGACTACGTCGACGGCGAGGGGTTCGCCGAACTCCTGAGCCGCAAGGGCATCGCCCGCGACGACACGGTCGTCATCTACGGCGACAAGAACAACTGGTGGGCCGCCTACGCCCTGTGGGTGTTCTCGCTGTTCGGACACGCGGACGTGCGTCTGCTCGACGGTGGCCGCGACAAGTGGATCGCCGAGGGGCGCCCGATCACCACCGAGCCGACCACTCGCGAGCCGGTCGAGTACCCGATCATCGAGCGCGACGACACGCTGATCCGCGCCTACAAGGACGACGTGCTCGCCCACCTCGGCAACCCCCTCATCGACGTCCGCTCCCCCGAGGAGTACTCCGGTGAGCGCACCTCGGCCCCCGCTTACCCCGAAGAGGGTGCGCTCCGCGCCGGCCACATCCCCAGCGCGCAGAGCGTTCCGTGGGCCAAGGCCGTCGCCGAGGACGGCGGTTTCAAGTCGCGCGAAGAACTGGATGCCATCTACCGAGATGGCGCGGGCCTCGCGGACGGCGACAAGATCGTGGCGTACTGCCGCATCGGCGAGCGTTCCAGCCACACGTGGTTCGTGCTGAAGCACCTGCTCGGCTTCGAGGACGTGCGCAACTACGACGGTTCGTGGACCGAGTGGGGCAGCGCGGTGCGCGTGCCCATCGTCGCGGGGGCCGAGCCGGGCGAGGTTCCCGCGCGCTGAGCCCGGGCGCGGCGGGCGTGGGAGACTGGCGGTGATGTCCGAGAACACGCTCCCCGCCCGCCTCGCCGAGATCCGCGAGGAGTTCCTCGAGCTCGACGAGCCCGACCGACTGCAGCTCCTGTTGGAGTTCTCGCACGAGCTGCCCGACGTCCCGGCCGAGTACGCGGATCACCCCGAGATGTGCGAGCGGGTCGCCGAGTGCCAGTCGCCGGTGTACATCGTGGTCGATGTCGACGACGCCGGCCACGTGGCGATGCACGCGACCGCACCGGCCGAGGCGCCCACGACCCGCGGCTTCGCGAGCATCCTGGCGCAGGGACTCACGGGCCTGTCGGCCGAGGAGGTCCTCGCGGTCCCGGACGACTTCCCGCAGAGCATCGGTCTCACCCGGGCCGTGAGCCCGCTGCGCATCGCCGGCATGACCGGAATGCTCATGCGCGCGAAGCGTCAGGTGCGGGCCAAGAGCGGTCTCTGACCACTCACTCCCCGGCGGCGAGCCCCTGAGCGCGCACCCAGTCCTGGATCGCCCGGGTCCACCGCGCCTCGTCGTAGTTCCAGAGCTTCGTGTGACGCGCGACGGTGAACGTCTCCATCGTCACGAGATCGGGCCGCGCCTCGGCGAGGGCGTGCGACGCGTCGCTCGGGACGAAACCGTCGTCGTCGCTGTGCAGGAGGAGCACGGAATGCCGAAGCTCCCCCGCCCGGGCGACGGCGTCGAGGCTGTCGAGCGGGATCGCGGAGCCGCTGCCGGTGAGGACGGCGCCCCAGTCGGAGCCGAGGATCCGCTGGGCGAACGCCAGAACGACGCCGGGGAGGCGCAGGAGGCGGCTGTGGTATCGCAGCACCGTGCGCCAGTCGGCGACGGGCGACTCGAGGATGAGGCCGGCGATCACGTCGCGGTGGGGCGACGAGAACTCGGTCTGGAGCGCGATCGCGCCGCCCATCGACCACCCCATCAGCAGGATGCGGCGGGCTCCCTGACGGCGGGCGTATCCGATCGCGGCGTCGACGTCGCGCCACTCGGTCGCGCCGAGGGCGTAGGTGCCCGTGCGGCTGTGGGGTGCATCCCCGTCGTTGCGGTACGACACGAGGAGGCTCGTGATGCCGAGGTCGTGGAAGACGGGGACGGCACGCAGCGCTTCGGATCTGGTCGTCCCGCGCCCGTGCACCTGGATCACCCATACATCGGTGTCGACGGCGGCGGGGAACTCCCACGCCGCGCACGGGCCGACCGGCGTGCCGATGAGCGCGG encodes:
- a CDS encoding type II toxin-antitoxin system PemK/MazF family toxin translates to MGTAARLVSAFLRAFRPSTSPQPSATLRPGQGSGAAATSPSAPLRPGQGSGETATVEVAPPRRLTLSYAPQRDGAPDGGEIVWTWVPYEERDGRGKDRPVLVIGRADATRSYAVRLTSKPHAGDTDYLALGTGEWDPQRRPSWVDIEQLYLVHDAGMRREAAALDRRRFEAVASALQGRYGWRLG
- a CDS encoding ammonium transporter; the protein is MDQGNTAFILLAAALVLLMTPGLAFFYGGLVKAKSVISMMMMSFGAMGLIGVLWALYGYAIAFPATDAGVTQAPWAIDFNELGLTGVLETPEGAAYPPLAFVAFQATFAIITVALVSGAIADRAKFGSWMVFAFLWSTIVYFPVASWVFNFGLADDGSFSYGGWITKGMQDVFGVGAIDFAGGTAVHINAGAAALALALVLGKRVGFQKGAHAPHNPPFVLLGAGLLWFGWFGFNAGSELAADGTAALAFVNTIIAPAAALLSWLLVEKIKDGKPTSVGAASGAVAGLVAITPACASLDPIWAILLGLLAGAICALAIELKFKLGFDDSLDVVGVHLVGGLLGTLYLGIFARGTGLVESGSFNQLLVQAIAAFAVLIYSFVLAYIIGFAIEKTIGFRVKNEDEIAGIDTIVHGEEGYVLTDAR
- the zapE gene encoding cell division protein ZapE translates to MTSTPATTGVVHLIDREPAISGAEMVSALVPPPQFDGATFESYRADAAYPSQQEAKELLQTFATGQGAPAKKSGFFRRAEKTPPVKPGVYLDGGFGVGKTHLLASIYHAMPARRKYFGSFIEYTALVGVLGYAKAVELFRGSDLLCIDEFELDDPGDTMVMTRLLGELVASGTRLAATSNTPPNALGEGRFAAQDFLREIQSMSDSFRTIRIDGTDFRQRAIDGEARVLTDADYTDAIQDAASRGVATDDDFTAAVAHLARVHPSRFIRLIDGIDAIGLRDVKVLHDQSAALRLVAFVDRAYDAQIPIRATGVPLNTVFADEMLAGGYRKKYLRAVSRLVALTHS
- a CDS encoding sulfurtransferase, which encodes MTVEFDTTSPKFAAYAEPGRLVTGDWLQERLGQPGLVVVESDEDVLLYETGHIPGAVKVDWHTELNDPVVRDYVDGEGFAELLSRKGIARDDTVVIYGDKNNWWAAYALWVFSLFGHADVRLLDGGRDKWIAEGRPITTEPTTREPVEYPIIERDDTLIRAYKDDVLAHLGNPLIDVRSPEEYSGERTSAPAYPEEGALRAGHIPSAQSVPWAKAVAEDGGFKSREELDAIYRDGAGLADGDKIVAYCRIGERSSHTWFVLKHLLGFEDVRNYDGSWTEWGSAVRVPIVAGAEPGEVPAR
- a CDS encoding SufE family protein, translating into MSENTLPARLAEIREEFLELDEPDRLQLLLEFSHELPDVPAEYADHPEMCERVAECQSPVYIVVDVDDAGHVAMHATAPAEAPTTRGFASILAQGLTGLSAEEVLAVPDDFPQSIGLTRAVSPLRIAGMTGMLMRAKRQVRAKSGL
- a CDS encoding alpha/beta hydrolase family protein, whose product is MNAPRRAARRRAPHPAAAPLRVAVTALTAALGLSAAALGAVSLRMARTVVTPAGRVPDVQLLALDPAAQTITLQRTDDTALPGRYGLFATGSLDYLRLGSVVKADGASVTRKLLTHVPVDAHLAPAAAFSGWYYDKPDDLQIPYRTALIGTPVGPCAAWEFPAAVDTDVWVIQVHGRGTTRSEALRAVPVFHDLGITSLLVSYRNDGDAPHSRTGTYALGATEWRDVDAAIGYARRQGARRILLMGWSMGGAIALQTEFSSPHRDVIAGLILESPVADWRTVLRYHSRLLRLPGVVLAFAQRILGSDWGAVLTGSGSAIPLDSLDAVARAGELRHSVLLLHSDDDGFVPSDASHALAEARPDLVTMETFTVARHTKLWNYDEARWTRAIQDWVRAQGLAAGE